One Leuconostoc mesenteroides subsp. mesenteroides ATCC 8293 genomic window, TGTTATTTCCTACGTATTTATGTGCAACAATGTTACCATTAAACGTACCAATACCAGACAGTGTGACAATGCCTTCAGGCGATAATATGGCATTACTTGTTTCTTTATTATTGCTCTGCCAATCAACCTTACCTGTATAATTAGTTTCAGAATCTATATTATAAAAATTAAACATGATATTTTTGCTTTTCGAAACCGAATCAAAAGCCATGCTACCTGTTGAAAAATTGTTCACACCGGAAGTATCGATTGTAATAACGACCTTCTCCACATCAGATATTCCCTTAATTGACAAAGAATAGCCAGGAAAATCACTTGCTTTAACAGTTAAATACTTGACATTATCTTCCGATGGAATATGACTCGCATCAATTGTTATCGTACCACCCCACTTGTTTTCAACAGTGGCATTATTGTTTTTGGAGTGGTTGGCGATTATTTTTGATACAGATGATAGCCTCGCGAGTTCTGTATCTATATCCAAATACTCATCATTATCAGCATCTTGCCGTAACACTTTTGGTGTTTGGTTTAATTTTAAGCCGTTGATTGTTGATCGTCCATCGGTTGCTGTTGGCTGTAAATATTTAAAAGACGAGCCTAAAATTAAAGTATCGTTATTAAATGTTGCCTGATCATTATTAGACTGTATGCTTCTTTGAAGATAGGAAATCCCCTTATGACCAGCTGAACTGCCACCTTTTCTAATCATGTCTTGTGTAGCAAAATTACCTTCTATTGGTCGATCATCAAGGTCCATTGTTTTTGAAAAAATATTGAATTGACCAGATAATCCCAATACAGTATTCGTTAATTCTGAAAAATCATCTTGCCAGTGACCTGCTGCTGGCAAAGTGACTCTAGTATTGTCTTCTGCAAGTCTTTGAAATTGATATGTACTTGATGGTTTCTTGTATTGATATGTGGTTGATACTGACGTTCGTTGAGGTGAAAAATTAATATACCATGCACTCACAATCGCTACAGTTAACATTCCCAATAGAGGTAATAGTGCTTTTTTTAACATGAATTCCTCCTTTCTAATACACTCAAACGCTTATCATTGTACCAGTTACAATGTGAAATCAAAACAACAGAAATATGTTTTTTTATAATCGTTTATTAATTCACAATAATATTTATACTTTAGTTAATTACTATCTTAACGATTTTTGTTTAGAATATTTTGTATCAATAGCTTTAATACAAGTAAGTACTTGCATATTAAATTAGAACGAATGACAATTTCAACCCGACGTATTTCGAGTCGTTTTGCTTGACTTATTGTAAAATGTATGTTATTAAATATTATTTTCACAAGTAAAATAGCAAACAAAAAACCTTACTCCATATAAGATAAGGCTTCTTTCCAAACTATATTTTTATCTCATCAGCATGAATTTAACTACTACTACTCTATCCCTGCCAAAAACTCCCCCAGCGCCTCGCGCCAAGTACTAATCTCAAATCCTGTCGCCCTAGCTTTCTCCAAACTCATCACTGAATGCTTTGGTCGGTAAGCTTTTTGTGGGAATTCTGCGCTAGTTACTGGGGCAACTTCAACGTCTGTATCTTTCAAAATTTCCCGAGCAAAGTCAAACCACGTGGCAGTACCGTCGTTAGACAAATGATAAATACCATAGCCGGCCTTAGTATCTACCAAATGAAGCATAAACTCAGCCAAAGTACGTGTCCAAGTTGGCCGTCCAAGTTGATCGTTCACAACTGTCAACTTGGGGTGCGTGGCTGCCAAGCGTTGCATGGTGTAAACGAAGTTATTACCAAACTCGCCAAATACCCAACTTGTGCGAACAATGTAGGCATCAGCGCCACTTTCAGTAACGGCCAATTCACCGGCTAGTTTAGCTCGTCCGTAGGAATTTTTTGGGTTAACCGCATCTGATTCGAGGTATTCGCCCTCGTTGGTGCCATCAAAAACATAATCTGTTGACACGGCTACCAGCTTCGCCTCGTATAACTTAGCAGCATCGGCAACATTTTTTGTCCCATCAACGTTAACCTGCCAGTTTAACTCGCGCCCGTCATCTTCGGCTAGATCAACTTTTGTGTACGCCGCCGCGTGCAAAACAACATCCGGTTGCGCTTGTTCAAATGCTGATAACACAGCTGCGCTGTTCGTAATGTCGAGCTGTTTTGAATCAAAAGCGACAAAATCTAGTCCACGTTCGCGCAATAACTTTTGTAATTCTTGCCCTAATTGACCCTTAGCACCTGTAATTAAAAATTTCATTCCAATTCTCCCTCATAGACAAAAAACTCACATGCGTGAGTTTTAACTTTATTGATTATTCTGTGCGTACTTGGCTTCAACTTCATCTTTTTCAGCCTGCCACCAAGCTTGGTTATCTTTGTACCACTGAATGGTATCGGCTAAGCCAGTTTCAAAATCAGTATACTTTGGTGTCCAACCCAACTCTTCGCGAATTTTTGTGGCATCAATTGCATAACGTAAATCGTGGCCTGAACGATCTTGGACAAAGTCGAAGTCATCTTCAGCTTTACCCATATCTTTCAAAATAGCGCGCAATACTGTGATGTTATCTTTTTCACCATCAGCACCAACCAGGTAAGTTTCGCCAATTTTTCCCTTAGTCAAAATTGCCCAAACTGCAGTCGCATGGTCGTATGTATGAATCCAATCACGGACGTTTTTACCGTTTCCATACAACTTTGGCTTAATTCCACTGATAATATTCGTCACTTGACGAGGGATGAACTTTTCAATGTGTTGGTATGGGCCGTAGTTGTTTGATGTGTTTGAGATAGTAGCTTGCAAACCAAACGAACGTACCCAAGCACGAACTAACAAATCAGAACTAGCCTTTGTTGATGAATAAGGGCTTGAAGGACGGTATTGTGATTCTGGTGTAAACTTTTCGCCAGCACCTTCACCATGCCCTGGCAAATCTTCACGCAATGGCAAGTCGCCATACACTTCGTCAGTTGATACATGGTGAAAACGCTTGTTATACTTGCGTGCTGCTTCAATTAAGGTATATGTGCCAATAATGTTCGTCTGCACAAATGGGGATGGGTCTTTTAATGAATTATCGTTATGACTCTCAGCGGCATAGTGGATCACGGCATCTGTTTCAGAGACCAATTGATCAACCAGTGGCGCATCAGCAATGTCACCAACCACTAATTTCACACGGTCTTCAGGCAATCCTGCTAAGTTTTCCTTGTTACCAGCATAAGTTAATTTATCTAAAACTGTCACAAAAACATCAGGATGTTCTTCGACAATGTAACGGACAAAGTTCGCCCCGATGAAGCCGGCACCACCCGTTACTAAAATATTCTTATATTCAGTCATGAATGTTCTCCTATTACAATTGCTCTTTTGTTAGTGGCACGACATCTTTTAGCAAAGGATGATTTTTGTCTGCTTCACTGACTTCAGCATTTTCGACATCATACCATTCAATGCCCAAAGCAGGATCTGCGTAATTCACAAAGGCATACTTTGGCTTTAAATCTAGTGCCCAGTAGTCATTGACTAAGTATGAGTATGATACCGTTTCACTCAATACTTGGAATCCATTAGCCACACCACGTGGTACATAAATGCCTTTACTAGCATCAATAACCGTTTGGTAAACATGTCCAAATGAATCACCCTCGCGTAGGTCAACCCAAGAGCCCAACACACGGCCATTATCGGCCACAGAAATGTACTTATCCCATGGTTCAGCATGCAGGCCACGGAGCACACCCTTTCGTGATAAGGACACATTGTTTTGTAACTTATCCTCTTTAAAGAAAGACTCTGGAAAACCAAGGGGTAACATCTTTTCTTTTTGGAAGTTTTCCTTAAACCAACCACGATTATCACCGTGAACAGGAATATCAAAAGCAATCATCCCCGGAATAGCTGTAATTGGTTGTGCTGCCAATTTTTTCTCAAAAAATTCTTCAGTCATGTAAACGCCTTAATTCCCTTCTTCATCAACAATTCTAAGCAAATATTGACCGTAATCATTTTTTTTCAGTGGTTGTGCCAACTTTTCTAATTGCGCAATATCGATATACCCCATACGGTAAGCAATTTCTTCTAATGAGGCAACTTTTAAGTTTTGTTGTTTTTGAATCGTTGCAATGAAGGAAGAAGCTTCAAGGAGAGAATCCAACGTTCCAGTATCAAGCCACGCATAACCACGTCCCATAACTTGAACGTCTAAATCACCACGATCTAAATAAGCTTGGTTAATATCAGAAATTTCAATTTCACCACGCTCTGACGGTTTAACGTTGGCAGCGATTTCCACGACATCATTGTCATAGAAATAAAGACCGGTTACGGCGTAATTGGACTTTGGCTGTTCTGGTTTTTCAACAATGGACAAAGCCTTGCCATCCTTGTCAAATTCAACCACACCAAAACGTTCCGGATCCTTAACTTGATAGCCAAACACTGTGGCGCCAGATGTTTTTAAAGCCTCTTGTTGTAACTTTTGTGATAGACCGGCACCATAAAAAATATTGTCTCCCAGCACTAAGGCCACAGCATCATCACCGATAAAGTCAGCGCCAACAATGAACGCGTCGGCCAAGCCACGAGGCTCTTCTTGAATCGCATATTCGATGTGCAAACCAATTTCATGGCCATCACCGAATAGTTCCTCAAACTGTCCAACATATTCAGGCGTTGAAATTAGTAAAATTTTTTTAATTCCAGCTAACATCAAAACAGACAATGGATAATAAACCATTGGTTTATCATAAATTGGTACCAACTGCTTACTTGTTGCCTTGGTAATTGGATAAAGTCTTGTGCCAGAGCCTCCGGCTAGGATAATGCCTTTCATTTTTCTCTCCTTATACTATCTACAACATATATTTACCAAAATCCTCTATTTATTATTTTGTACCGAGTGAAGTTTCTTTCTTCAGAAAGTCAACTGGAATTGCACATGTTCGTCCATGGATTGACAGATTTTTCACTGTCTCGCCATTAATGCATTGTATGTTCTGCACCAATGATTTCTCGCCTGAAAACAATTCTGTCTCTAAGTTCGATAATTCCTCATCGTTCATGCCATACTTAATTCCTAGAACCATCCATCGTGATTCTTGGCGAACTTCGCTAATACTTTGTGAATCCATACGCTCATTGATAATTTTTCTCAAACCAGCAATTAGCGTTTCTCTCTCTTGTTCATTTTTCTGAAGCTTAATAATTTCTATCACAGTTGTATATGAGCTATTAAATAGTCGACCAATATACATTGCCTTGAGCTTGGATTGCTGTGCTAAAGACCAATTAGGAGATGCCTCGATAATATTGAATACTTCTGATAAGATGTTGAGATATTTCCAAGGTTCATTGTAAGTATAACTTGAACTCTTGCCCAGATTACCAAAGTCTTCTCGTTGGTTCCAATAATAGTAATCTTTATCTGCTAAGATGGAAATCTTTCTCGAAACAGAGTAGGCTTTCATGTTGAAAACTTGATCTTCTTCGACTGGAATATAAC contains:
- the rfbA gene encoding glucose-1-phosphate thymidylyltransferase RfbA, with translation MKGIILAGGSGTRLYPITKATSKQLVPIYDKPMVYYPLSVLMLAGIKKILLISTPEYVGQFEELFGDGHEIGLHIEYAIQEEPRGLADAFIVGADFIGDDAVALVLGDNIFYGAGLSQKLQQEALKTSGATVFGYQVKDPERFGVVEFDKDGKALSIVEKPEQPKSNYAVTGLYFYDNDVVEIAANVKPSERGEIEISDINQAYLDRGDLDVQVMGRGYAWLDTGTLDSLLEASSFIATIQKQQNLKVASLEEIAYRMGYIDIAQLEKLAQPLKKNDYGQYLLRIVDEEGN
- a CDS encoding glycosyltransferase family 2 protein, yielding MNRDEYKVSVVIAHYNAGDYIRKALDSLVRQTMNQDDFEVIIVDDKSTKPLGIIQEYESKIKHLRIIVEDQNHGYPSIPRNHGIAKARGTFIMLMDQDDNLADDTLLTFVEFAGDDSDVIIGKYAEGKMYNGTQVPFKNSTNIKDASIITDHILSTLAPHKMYRRAMLNQYDVRFPDSSYIPVEEDQVFNMKAYSVSRKISILADKDYYYWNQREDFGNLGKSSSYTYNEPWKYLNILSEVFNIIEASPNWSLAQQSKLKAMYIGRLFNSSYTTVIEIIKLQKNEQERETLIAGLRKIINERMDSQSISEVRQESRWMVLGIKYGMNDEELSNLETELFSGEKSLVQNIQCINGETVKNLSIHGRTCAIPVDFLKKETSLGTK
- a CDS encoding dTDP-4-dehydrorhamnose 3,5-epimerase family protein, which codes for MTEEFFEKKLAAQPITAIPGMIAFDIPVHGDNRGWFKENFQKEKMLPLGFPESFFKEDKLQNNVSLSRKGVLRGLHAEPWDKYISVADNGRVLGSWVDLREGDSFGHVYQTVIDASKGIYVPRGVANGFQVLSETVSYSYLVNDYWALDLKPKYAFVNYADPALGIEWYDVENAEVSEADKNHPLLKDVVPLTKEQL
- the rfbB gene encoding dTDP-glucose 4,6-dehydratase produces the protein MTEYKNILVTGGAGFIGANFVRYIVEEHPDVFVTVLDKLTYAGNKENLAGLPEDRVKLVVGDIADAPLVDQLVSETDAVIHYAAESHNDNSLKDPSPFVQTNIIGTYTLIEAARKYNKRFHHVSTDEVYGDLPLREDLPGHGEGAGEKFTPESQYRPSSPYSSTKASSDLLVRAWVRSFGLQATISNTSNNYGPYQHIEKFIPRQVTNIISGIKPKLYGNGKNVRDWIHTYDHATAVWAILTKGKIGETYLVGADGEKDNITVLRAILKDMGKAEDDFDFVQDRSGHDLRYAIDATKIREELGWTPKYTDFETGLADTIQWYKDNQAWWQAEKDEVEAKYAQNNQ
- the rfbD gene encoding dTDP-4-dehydrorhamnose reductase; amino-acid sequence: MKFLITGAKGQLGQELQKLLRERGLDFVAFDSKQLDITNSAAVLSAFEQAQPDVVLHAAAYTKVDLAEDDGRELNWQVNVDGTKNVADAAKLYEAKLVAVSTDYVFDGTNEGEYLESDAVNPKNSYGRAKLAGELAVTESGADAYIVRTSWVFGEFGNNFVYTMQRLAATHPKLTVVNDQLGRPTWTRTLAEFMLHLVDTKAGYGIYHLSNDGTATWFDFAREILKDTDVEVAPVTSAEFPQKAYRPKHSVMSLEKARATGFEISTWREALGEFLAGIE